A portion of the Phacochoerus africanus isolate WHEZ1 chromosome 5, ROS_Pafr_v1, whole genome shotgun sequence genome contains these proteins:
- the AGBL5 gene encoding cytosolic carboxypeptidase-like protein 5 isoform X2: protein MELRCGGLLFSSRFDSGNLAHVEKVDSVSSDGEGVAGGASASTSSIASSPDYEFNVWTRPDCAETEFENGNRSWFYFSVRGGAPGKLIKINIMNMNKQSKLYSQGMAPFVRTLPTRPRWERIRDRPTFEMTETQFVLSFVHRFVEGRGATTFFAFCYPFSYSDCQDLLNQLDQRFLENHATHTSPLDTIYYHREILCYSLDGLRVDLLTISSCHGIREDREPRLEQLFPDSGTPRPFCFTGKRIFFLSSRVHPGETPSSFVFNGFLDFILRPDDPRAQTLRRLFVFKLIPMLNPDGVVRGHYRTDSRGVNLNRQYLKPDAVLHPAIYGAKAVLLYHHVHSRLSSQGPSQHQHSPHPPPAAPLSDLEKAPHLQNEAHGGRASDGDSPKAWTQPERAEQKASAVWIMAQQPPEAGPPAPDSIPPRESGVAYYVDLHGHASKRGCFMYGNSFSDENTQGCNFSEKNMYARDRRDGQSKEGSGRVAIYKASGIIHSYTLECNYNTGRSVNSIPAACHDNGRASPPPPPAFPSRYTVELFEQVGRAMAIAALDMAECNPWPRIVLSEHSSLTNLRAWMLKHVRSSRGLSTTVNVAVSKKRGSRTPPRSNNGLPVSCSENTLSRARSFSTGTSAGGSSSSQQNSPQMKSSPSFPFHGSRPAGLPGLGPSTQKVSHRVLGPVREPRSQDRRRRQQPLTHRPASSALAPSPAPAPSHLASSQSVGSCLLPSALSISGSSCSFLSSGDKPEAVMVIGKGLLGPGPRIPCIRTRLQARPRLGRGSPPTRRGMRGSSGPTSPIPRTRESSEPEPGPHSTPRLPQAGPPRPRSAPAFSPISCSLSDSQSRICYSGGPLGQTEVCFVPKSPPLTVSPRV from the exons ATGGAGCTGCGCTGTGGGGGATTGCTGTTCAGTTCTCGCTTTGATTCAGGGAACCTAGCCCACGTGGAGAAGGTGGACTCTGTGTCTAGTGATGGGGAAGGAGTGGCAGGTGGGGCATCAGCCTCCACCAGCAGCATCGCCTCTTCCCCTGACTATGAGTTCAACGTGTGGACCCGACCAGACTGTGCTGAAACAGAATTCGAGAATGGGAACAG GTCATGGTTCTACTTCAGTGTCCGGGGAGGAGCTCCAGGGAAACTCATCAAGATCAACATCATGAACATGAACAAGCAAAGCAAGCTGTACTCGCAGGGCATGGCCCCCTTCGTGCGCACACTGCCCACCCGGCCACGCTGGGAGCGCATTCGAGACCGGCCCACCTTTGAG ATGACGGAGACGCAGTTTGTGTTATCCTTTGTTCACCGTTTCGTGGAAGGCCGTGGGGCCACCACCTTCTTCGCCTTCTGCTACCCCTTCTCCTACAGTGACTGCCAAGATCTGCTCAACCAACTAGACCAGCGCTTTCTGGAGAACCACGCTACCCACACCAG ccccctggacACCATCTATTATCACCGGGAGATCCTTTGCTATTCTCTGGATGGACTTCGTGTCGATCTGCTAACGATCAGTTCCTGCCATGGGATCCGAGAAGATCGCGAGCCCCGCTTAGAGCAGCTCTTTCCTGATAGCGGCACTCCGCGCCCGTTCTGTTTCACAGGCAAGAGG ATATTCTTCTTAAGCAGCAGGGTACACCCCGGGGAGACTCCATCTAGCTTTGTCTTCAATGGCTTTCTGGACTTCATCCTTCGACCCGATGACCCCCGGGCCCAAACTCTGCGTCGCCTCTTTGTCTTTAAGCTGATTCCCATGTTGAACCCCGACGGTGTGGTCCGGGGCCACTACCG CACAGACTCGCGTGGAGTGAACCTGAACCGCCAGTACCTGAAGCCTGACGCGGTCCTGCACCCGGCCATCTACGGGGCCAAAGCTGTGCTCCTCTACCACCATGTGCACTCCCGCCTGAGCTCCCAGGGGCCCTCCCAGCACCAGCACAGCCCCCACCCGCCTCCCGCTGCGCCCCTTTCCGACCTCGAGAAGGCCCCCCATCTCCAAAATGAAGCACACGGCGGGCGCGCCTCTGATGGGGACAGCCCCAAGGCCTGGACACAGCCTGAGCGGGCAGAGCAGAAGGCCAGCGCTGTGTGGATTAtggcccagcagcccccagaggcTGGGCCCCCGGCCCCCGACAGCATCCCCCCCCGAGAGAGTGGTGTCGCTTACTACGTGGACCTGCACGGCCACGCTTCCAAGCGGGGCTGCTTCATGTACGGAAACAGCTTTAGCGACGAGAACACCCAG GGCTGCAATTTCTCAGAGAAGAACATGTACGCCCGAGACCGCAGAGACGGCCAGTCCAAAGAGGGGAGCGGCCGGGTGGCAATCTACAAAGCCTCAGGGATAATCCACAG CTACACACTTGAATGCAACTACAACACTGGACGCTCAGTAAACAGCATCCCTGCCGCCTGCCATGACAACGGGCgtgccagcccccctcccccgccggctTTCCCCTCCAGATACACTGTGGAACTGTTCGAGCAG GTGGGACGAGCCATGGCCATCGCAGCTCTGGACATGGCAGAATGCAATCCATGGCCCCGAATCGTGCTGTCAGAGCACAGCAGCCTCACAAACCTCCGGGCGTGGATGCTAAAACATGTGCGCAGCAGCCGAGGCCTGAGCACCACTGTGAATGTGGCTGTCAGCAAGAAGAGAGGCTCTCGGACGCCACCCAGAAGTAACAA CGGGCTGCCCGTTTCCTGCTCTGAAAACACCTTGAGCCGCGCACGAAGTTTTAGCACTGGCACAAGTGCCGGTGGTAGCAGCAGCAGCCAACAAAATTCTCCACAGATGAAGAGCTCCCCCAGCTTTCCTTTTCATGGCAGTCGGCCTGCAGGGCTGCCAGGCCTGGGCCCTAGCACCCAAAAGGTCAGCCACCGGGTGCTGGGCCCCGTCAGAG AGCCCCGAAGCCAGGACAGGAGACGGCGGCAGCAGCCACTGACCCATCGCCCTGCTTCGAGCGCCCTGGCCCCATCCCCGGCTCCTGCTCCTTCTCACCTAGCCTCTTCACAGAGCGTGGGCTCCTGCCTGCTGCCCAGCGCACTCAGCATATCAG GGAGCAGCTGTTCATTCCTGTCCTCAGGGGACAAGCCAGAGGCTGTCATGGTGATTGGGAAAGGTCTGCTAGGGCCTGGACCTCGGATCCCCTGTATCAGGACCCGACTGCAG GCTAGGCCCAGGTTGGGCCGGGGCTCACCGCCGACTCGCAGAGGGATGAGAGGCTCTTCAGGCCCCACATCCCCTATCCCCCGGACCAGGGAGAGCAGTGAGCCGGAGCCGGGACCCCACTCGACACCACG GCTGCCTCAGGCTGGGCCTCCACGGCCCCGCTCTGCCCCTGCCTTTTCTCCTATTTCCTGTAGTCTGTCTGACTCCCAGTCCCGGATTTGTTACAGTGGGGGGCCCTTGGGCCAGACTGAGGTTTGTTTTGTTCCTAAATCTCCCCCACTCACTGTTTCTCCCAGGGTCTGA
- the AGBL5 gene encoding cytosolic carboxypeptidase-like protein 5 isoform X3, translating into MELRCGGLLFSSRFDSGNLAHVEKVDSVSSDGEGVAGGASASTSSIASSPDYEFNVWTRPDCAETEFENGNRSWFYFSVRGGAPGKLIKINIMNMNKQSKLYSQGMAPFVRTLPTRPRWERIRDRPTFEMTETQFVLSFVHRFVEGRGATTFFAFCYPFSYSDCQDLLNQLDQRFLENHATHTSPLDTIYYHREILCYSLDGLRVDLLTISSCHGIREDREPRLEQLFPDSGTPRPFCFTGKRIFFLSSRVHPGETPSSFVFNGFLDFILRPDDPRAQTLRRLFVFKLIPMLNPDGVVRGHYRTDSRGVNLNRQYLKPDAVLHPAIYGAKAVLLYHHVHSRLSSQGPSQHQHSPHPPPAAPLSDLEKAPHLQNEAHGGRASDGDSPKAWTQPERAEQKASAVWIMAQQPPEAGPPAPDSIPPRESGVAYYVDLHGHASKRGCFMYGNSFSDENTQVENMLYPKLISLNSAHFDFQGCNFSEKNMYARDRRDGQSKEGSGRVAIYKASGIIHSYTLECNYNTGRSVNSIPAACHDNGRASPPPPPAFPSRYTVELFEQVGRAMAIAALDMAECNPWPRIVLSEHSSLTNLRAWMLKHVRSSRGLSTTVNVAVSKKRGSRTPPRSNNGLPVSCSENTLSRARSFSTGTSAGGSSSSQQNSPQMKSSPSFPFHGSRPAGLPGLGPSTQKVSHRVLGPVREPRSQDRRRRQQPLTHRPASSALAPSPAPAPSHLASSQSVGSCLLPSALSISGSSCSFLSSGDKPEAVMVIGKGLLGPGPRIPCIRTRLQTCPRRVPARRGPGFPRLGPGWAGAHRRLAEG; encoded by the exons ATGGAGCTGCGCTGTGGGGGATTGCTGTTCAGTTCTCGCTTTGATTCAGGGAACCTAGCCCACGTGGAGAAGGTGGACTCTGTGTCTAGTGATGGGGAAGGAGTGGCAGGTGGGGCATCAGCCTCCACCAGCAGCATCGCCTCTTCCCCTGACTATGAGTTCAACGTGTGGACCCGACCAGACTGTGCTGAAACAGAATTCGAGAATGGGAACAG GTCATGGTTCTACTTCAGTGTCCGGGGAGGAGCTCCAGGGAAACTCATCAAGATCAACATCATGAACATGAACAAGCAAAGCAAGCTGTACTCGCAGGGCATGGCCCCCTTCGTGCGCACACTGCCCACCCGGCCACGCTGGGAGCGCATTCGAGACCGGCCCACCTTTGAG ATGACGGAGACGCAGTTTGTGTTATCCTTTGTTCACCGTTTCGTGGAAGGCCGTGGGGCCACCACCTTCTTCGCCTTCTGCTACCCCTTCTCCTACAGTGACTGCCAAGATCTGCTCAACCAACTAGACCAGCGCTTTCTGGAGAACCACGCTACCCACACCAG ccccctggacACCATCTATTATCACCGGGAGATCCTTTGCTATTCTCTGGATGGACTTCGTGTCGATCTGCTAACGATCAGTTCCTGCCATGGGATCCGAGAAGATCGCGAGCCCCGCTTAGAGCAGCTCTTTCCTGATAGCGGCACTCCGCGCCCGTTCTGTTTCACAGGCAAGAGG ATATTCTTCTTAAGCAGCAGGGTACACCCCGGGGAGACTCCATCTAGCTTTGTCTTCAATGGCTTTCTGGACTTCATCCTTCGACCCGATGACCCCCGGGCCCAAACTCTGCGTCGCCTCTTTGTCTTTAAGCTGATTCCCATGTTGAACCCCGACGGTGTGGTCCGGGGCCACTACCG CACAGACTCGCGTGGAGTGAACCTGAACCGCCAGTACCTGAAGCCTGACGCGGTCCTGCACCCGGCCATCTACGGGGCCAAAGCTGTGCTCCTCTACCACCATGTGCACTCCCGCCTGAGCTCCCAGGGGCCCTCCCAGCACCAGCACAGCCCCCACCCGCCTCCCGCTGCGCCCCTTTCCGACCTCGAGAAGGCCCCCCATCTCCAAAATGAAGCACACGGCGGGCGCGCCTCTGATGGGGACAGCCCCAAGGCCTGGACACAGCCTGAGCGGGCAGAGCAGAAGGCCAGCGCTGTGTGGATTAtggcccagcagcccccagaggcTGGGCCCCCGGCCCCCGACAGCATCCCCCCCCGAGAGAGTGGTGTCGCTTACTACGTGGACCTGCACGGCCACGCTTCCAAGCGGGGCTGCTTCATGTACGGAAACAGCTTTAGCGACGAGAACACCCAG GTGGAAAATATGCTGTATCCAAAGCTCATCTCCTTGAACTCAGCCCACTTTGACTTCCAGGGCTGCAATTTCTCAGAGAAGAACATGTACGCCCGAGACCGCAGAGACGGCCAGTCCAAAGAGGGGAGCGGCCGGGTGGCAATCTACAAAGCCTCAGGGATAATCCACAG CTACACACTTGAATGCAACTACAACACTGGACGCTCAGTAAACAGCATCCCTGCCGCCTGCCATGACAACGGGCgtgccagcccccctcccccgccggctTTCCCCTCCAGATACACTGTGGAACTGTTCGAGCAG GTGGGACGAGCCATGGCCATCGCAGCTCTGGACATGGCAGAATGCAATCCATGGCCCCGAATCGTGCTGTCAGAGCACAGCAGCCTCACAAACCTCCGGGCGTGGATGCTAAAACATGTGCGCAGCAGCCGAGGCCTGAGCACCACTGTGAATGTGGCTGTCAGCAAGAAGAGAGGCTCTCGGACGCCACCCAGAAGTAACAA CGGGCTGCCCGTTTCCTGCTCTGAAAACACCTTGAGCCGCGCACGAAGTTTTAGCACTGGCACAAGTGCCGGTGGTAGCAGCAGCAGCCAACAAAATTCTCCACAGATGAAGAGCTCCCCCAGCTTTCCTTTTCATGGCAGTCGGCCTGCAGGGCTGCCAGGCCTGGGCCCTAGCACCCAAAAGGTCAGCCACCGGGTGCTGGGCCCCGTCAGAG AGCCCCGAAGCCAGGACAGGAGACGGCGGCAGCAGCCACTGACCCATCGCCCTGCTTCGAGCGCCCTGGCCCCATCCCCGGCTCCTGCTCCTTCTCACCTAGCCTCTTCACAGAGCGTGGGCTCCTGCCTGCTGCCCAGCGCACTCAGCATATCAG GGAGCAGCTGTTCATTCCTGTCCTCAGGGGACAAGCCAGAGGCTGTCATGGTGATTGGGAAAGGTCTGCTAGGGCCTGGACCTCGGATCCCCTGTATCAGGACCCGACTGCAG ACCTGCCCGAGGAGAGTTCCCGCCAGGAGGGGTCCCGGATTCCCCAG GCTAGGCCCAGGTTGGGCCGGGGCTCACCGCCGACTCGCAGAGGGATGA
- the AGBL5 gene encoding cytosolic carboxypeptidase-like protein 5 isoform X1, translating to MELRCGGLLFSSRFDSGNLAHVEKVDSVSSDGEGVAGGASASTSSIASSPDYEFNVWTRPDCAETEFENGNRSWFYFSVRGGAPGKLIKINIMNMNKQSKLYSQGMAPFVRTLPTRPRWERIRDRPTFEMTETQFVLSFVHRFVEGRGATTFFAFCYPFSYSDCQDLLNQLDQRFLENHATHTSPLDTIYYHREILCYSLDGLRVDLLTISSCHGIREDREPRLEQLFPDSGTPRPFCFTGKRIFFLSSRVHPGETPSSFVFNGFLDFILRPDDPRAQTLRRLFVFKLIPMLNPDGVVRGHYRTDSRGVNLNRQYLKPDAVLHPAIYGAKAVLLYHHVHSRLSSQGPSQHQHSPHPPPAAPLSDLEKAPHLQNEAHGGRASDGDSPKAWTQPERAEQKASAVWIMAQQPPEAGPPAPDSIPPRESGVAYYVDLHGHASKRGCFMYGNSFSDENTQVENMLYPKLISLNSAHFDFQGCNFSEKNMYARDRRDGQSKEGSGRVAIYKASGIIHSYTLECNYNTGRSVNSIPAACHDNGRASPPPPPAFPSRYTVELFEQVGRAMAIAALDMAECNPWPRIVLSEHSSLTNLRAWMLKHVRSSRGLSTTVNVAVSKKRGSRTPPRSNNGLPVSCSENTLSRARSFSTGTSAGGSSSSQQNSPQMKSSPSFPFHGSRPAGLPGLGPSTQKVSHRVLGPVREPRSQDRRRRQQPLTHRPASSALAPSPAPAPSHLASSQSVGSCLLPSALSISGSSCSFLSSGDKPEAVMVIGKGLLGPGPRIPCIRTRLQARPRLGRGSPPTRRGMRGSSGPTSPIPRTRESSEPEPGPHSTPRLPQAGPPRPRSAPAFSPISCSLSDSQSRICYSGGPLGQTEVCFVPKSPPLTVSPRV from the exons ATGGAGCTGCGCTGTGGGGGATTGCTGTTCAGTTCTCGCTTTGATTCAGGGAACCTAGCCCACGTGGAGAAGGTGGACTCTGTGTCTAGTGATGGGGAAGGAGTGGCAGGTGGGGCATCAGCCTCCACCAGCAGCATCGCCTCTTCCCCTGACTATGAGTTCAACGTGTGGACCCGACCAGACTGTGCTGAAACAGAATTCGAGAATGGGAACAG GTCATGGTTCTACTTCAGTGTCCGGGGAGGAGCTCCAGGGAAACTCATCAAGATCAACATCATGAACATGAACAAGCAAAGCAAGCTGTACTCGCAGGGCATGGCCCCCTTCGTGCGCACACTGCCCACCCGGCCACGCTGGGAGCGCATTCGAGACCGGCCCACCTTTGAG ATGACGGAGACGCAGTTTGTGTTATCCTTTGTTCACCGTTTCGTGGAAGGCCGTGGGGCCACCACCTTCTTCGCCTTCTGCTACCCCTTCTCCTACAGTGACTGCCAAGATCTGCTCAACCAACTAGACCAGCGCTTTCTGGAGAACCACGCTACCCACACCAG ccccctggacACCATCTATTATCACCGGGAGATCCTTTGCTATTCTCTGGATGGACTTCGTGTCGATCTGCTAACGATCAGTTCCTGCCATGGGATCCGAGAAGATCGCGAGCCCCGCTTAGAGCAGCTCTTTCCTGATAGCGGCACTCCGCGCCCGTTCTGTTTCACAGGCAAGAGG ATATTCTTCTTAAGCAGCAGGGTACACCCCGGGGAGACTCCATCTAGCTTTGTCTTCAATGGCTTTCTGGACTTCATCCTTCGACCCGATGACCCCCGGGCCCAAACTCTGCGTCGCCTCTTTGTCTTTAAGCTGATTCCCATGTTGAACCCCGACGGTGTGGTCCGGGGCCACTACCG CACAGACTCGCGTGGAGTGAACCTGAACCGCCAGTACCTGAAGCCTGACGCGGTCCTGCACCCGGCCATCTACGGGGCCAAAGCTGTGCTCCTCTACCACCATGTGCACTCCCGCCTGAGCTCCCAGGGGCCCTCCCAGCACCAGCACAGCCCCCACCCGCCTCCCGCTGCGCCCCTTTCCGACCTCGAGAAGGCCCCCCATCTCCAAAATGAAGCACACGGCGGGCGCGCCTCTGATGGGGACAGCCCCAAGGCCTGGACACAGCCTGAGCGGGCAGAGCAGAAGGCCAGCGCTGTGTGGATTAtggcccagcagcccccagaggcTGGGCCCCCGGCCCCCGACAGCATCCCCCCCCGAGAGAGTGGTGTCGCTTACTACGTGGACCTGCACGGCCACGCTTCCAAGCGGGGCTGCTTCATGTACGGAAACAGCTTTAGCGACGAGAACACCCAG GTGGAAAATATGCTGTATCCAAAGCTCATCTCCTTGAACTCAGCCCACTTTGACTTCCAGGGCTGCAATTTCTCAGAGAAGAACATGTACGCCCGAGACCGCAGAGACGGCCAGTCCAAAGAGGGGAGCGGCCGGGTGGCAATCTACAAAGCCTCAGGGATAATCCACAG CTACACACTTGAATGCAACTACAACACTGGACGCTCAGTAAACAGCATCCCTGCCGCCTGCCATGACAACGGGCgtgccagcccccctcccccgccggctTTCCCCTCCAGATACACTGTGGAACTGTTCGAGCAG GTGGGACGAGCCATGGCCATCGCAGCTCTGGACATGGCAGAATGCAATCCATGGCCCCGAATCGTGCTGTCAGAGCACAGCAGCCTCACAAACCTCCGGGCGTGGATGCTAAAACATGTGCGCAGCAGCCGAGGCCTGAGCACCACTGTGAATGTGGCTGTCAGCAAGAAGAGAGGCTCTCGGACGCCACCCAGAAGTAACAA CGGGCTGCCCGTTTCCTGCTCTGAAAACACCTTGAGCCGCGCACGAAGTTTTAGCACTGGCACAAGTGCCGGTGGTAGCAGCAGCAGCCAACAAAATTCTCCACAGATGAAGAGCTCCCCCAGCTTTCCTTTTCATGGCAGTCGGCCTGCAGGGCTGCCAGGCCTGGGCCCTAGCACCCAAAAGGTCAGCCACCGGGTGCTGGGCCCCGTCAGAG AGCCCCGAAGCCAGGACAGGAGACGGCGGCAGCAGCCACTGACCCATCGCCCTGCTTCGAGCGCCCTGGCCCCATCCCCGGCTCCTGCTCCTTCTCACCTAGCCTCTTCACAGAGCGTGGGCTCCTGCCTGCTGCCCAGCGCACTCAGCATATCAG GGAGCAGCTGTTCATTCCTGTCCTCAGGGGACAAGCCAGAGGCTGTCATGGTGATTGGGAAAGGTCTGCTAGGGCCTGGACCTCGGATCCCCTGTATCAGGACCCGACTGCAG GCTAGGCCCAGGTTGGGCCGGGGCTCACCGCCGACTCGCAGAGGGATGAGAGGCTCTTCAGGCCCCACATCCCCTATCCCCCGGACCAGGGAGAGCAGTGAGCCGGAGCCGGGACCCCACTCGACACCACG GCTGCCTCAGGCTGGGCCTCCACGGCCCCGCTCTGCCCCTGCCTTTTCTCCTATTTCCTGTAGTCTGTCTGACTCCCAGTCCCGGATTTGTTACAGTGGGGGGCCCTTGGGCCAGACTGAGGTTTGTTTTGTTCCTAAATCTCCCCCACTCACTGTTTCTCCCAGGGTCTGA
- the EMILIN1 gene encoding EMILIN-1 has protein sequence MAPGTLWSCYLCCLLTTAVGAASYPPRGYSLYTGSGGALSPGGAQAQSAPRPASRHRNWCAYVVTRTVSCVLEDGVETFVKPDYQPCAWGQPQCARSIMYRSFLRPRYRVAYKTVTDMEWRCCQGYGGDDCAEGPAPALGPAPTTPRPRPQPARPNLSGSSAGSPLSGLGGEGPGESEKVQQLEEQVQSLTKELQGLRGVLQGLSGRLAEDVQRAVETAFNGRQQPADAAARPGVHETLNEIQQQLQLLDNRVSTHDQELGHLNNHHSGGGSGGGGGGRALDSTPAPPGHSEEVLRELEQRLQESCSVCLAGLDGFRRQQQEDRERLRALEKLLASVEERQRQLAGQALGRWPPQECCPPELGRRLAELERRLDVVAGSVTVLSGRRGANLGGAAGQGGHPPGYTSLASRLSRLEDRFNSTLGPSEEQEEGWPRRPGGLSHWLPAAQGQLEKLEGLLANVSGELGGRLDLLEEQVAGAVQACGQLCSGAPGEQDSQVSEILSALERRVLDTEGQLGLVGSGLHKVGAAGEAQQAALEGLQGVVGQLQGRVDALEETAAELTLQQNLTAARLGQLEGLLQARGDEGCGACGGVQEELGRLRDGVERCSCPLLPPRGPGAGPGVGGPSRGPLDGFSVFGGSSGSALQALQGELSEVILTFSSLNDSLHELQTTVEGQGADLADLGATKDRIISEINRLQQEATEHATESEERFRGLEEGQAQAGQCPSLEGRLGRLEGVCERLDTVAGGLQGLREGLSRHVAGLWAGLRETNSTSQTQAALLEKLLGGQASLGRRLGALNSSLLLLEDRLHQLSLKDLTGPAGEAGPPGPPGVQGPPGPAGPPGPPGKDGEKGPIGPPGPQGEQGVEGAPAASVPRVAFSAALSLPRSEPGTVPFDRVLLNDGGYYDPETGVFTAPLAGRYLLSAVLTGHRHEKVEAVLSRSNLGVARIDSGGYEPEGLENKPVAESQPSPGALGVFSLILPLQAGDTVCIDLVMGQLAHSEEPLTIFSGALLYEDQEL, from the exons atggCCCCCGGCACCCTCTGGAGCTGCTACCTCTGCTGCCTGCTGACCACAGCCGTGGGGGCAGCCAGCTACCCTCCTCGAGGTTACAGCCTCTACACTGGGAGTGGCGGGGCCCTCAGCCCCGGGGGAGCCCAGGCCCAGAGCGCCCCCCGGCCCGCCAGCCGCCACAG GAACTGGTGCGCCTACGTGGTGACCCGGACAGTGAGCTGTGTCCTTGAGGATGGAGTGGAGACCTTCGTCAAGCCTGACTACCAGCCCTGTGCCTGGGGCCAGCCCCAATGTGCCCGCAGCATCAT gtACCGCAGCTTCCTCCGCCCTCGCTACCGCGTGGCCTACAAGACAGTGACGGACATGGAGTGGAGGTGCTGCCAGGGGTACGGGGGTGACGACTGCGCGGAGGGCCCTGCCCCAGCGCTGGGTCCCGCACCTACCACCCCGCGCCCCCGGCCCCAGCCTGCCCGCCCCAACCTCTCCGGCTCCAGCGCGGGCAGCCCCCTGAGTGGACTGGGTGGCGAAG GTCCTGGGGAATCGGAGAAGGTGCAGCAGCTGGAGGAGCAGGTGCAGAGCCTGACAAAGGAGCTTCAGGGCCTTCGGGGTGTCCTGCAGGGACTGAGTGGGCGCCTGGCAGAAGATGTCCAGAGGGCTGTGGAGACGGCCTTTAATGGGAGGCAGcagccagcagatgcagctgcCCGCCCGGGCGTGCACGAAACCCTCAATGAGatccagcagcagctgcagctcctggacaACCGTGTCTCCACCCACGACCAGGAACTGGGCCATCTGAACAACCATCACAGTGGCGGTGgcagcggtggtggtggtggcggcaggGCCCTGGACTCAACCCCGGCCCCTCCCGGCCACAGCGAGGAAGTGCTGCGGGAGCTGGAGCAGCGGCTGCAGGAGTCCTGCTCTGTGTGCCTGGCGGGGCTGGATGGCTTCCGCCGGCAGCAGCAGGAGGACCGGGAGCGGTTGCGAGCCCTGGAGAAGCTCCTGGCCTCTGTGGAGGAGCGGCAGCGGCAGCTCGCTGGGCAGGCCCTGGGCCGCTGGCCCCCTCAGGAATGCTGCCCTCCGGAGCTGGGCCGGCGGCTGGCCGAGCTGGAGCGGAGGCTGGATGTAGTGGCCGGCTCAGTGACGGTGCTGAGCGGGCGACGAGGCGCCAACCTGGGAGGAGCAGCTGGGCAGGGGGGCCACCCGCCAGGCTATACCAGCTTAGCCTCCCGCCTCTCTCGCCTGGAGGACCGATTCAACTCCACCCTGGGCCCCtcggaggagcaggaggagggctgGCCCCGGCGTCCTGGGGGGCTGAGCCACTGGCTACCTGCTGCCCAGGGCCAACTAGAGAAGTTGGAGGGGCTGCTGGCCAACGTGAGCGGGGAGCTGGGGGGGCGGCTGGATCTGCTGGAAGAGCAGGTGGCAGGGGCTGTGCAGGCATGTGGGCAGCTCTGCTCTGGGGCCCCGGGGGAGCAGGACTCCCAGGTCAGTGAGATCCTCAGCGCCTTGGAGCGCAGGGTGCTGGACACCGAGGGGCAGCTGGGGCTGGTGGGCTCAGGCCTGCACAAGGTGGGAGCAGCTGGGGAGGCCCAGCAGGCCGCgctggaggggctgcagggggtcgTGGGCCAGCTCCAGGGTCGCGTCGATGCACTGGAGGAGACGGCTGCAGAGCTCACGCTGCAGCAGAATCTCACAGCCGCGCGGCTGGGCCAGCTGGAGGGTCTGCTGCAGGCCCGAGGGGATGAGGGCTGTGGGGCCTGCGGTGGTGTCCAGGAGGAACTGGGCCGCCTTCGGGATGGCGTGGAGCGCTGCTCCTGCCCCCTGTTACCCCCGAGGGGCCCTGGGGCCGGCCCGGGTGTTGGGGGACCAAGCCGCGGGCCTCTGGATGGCTTCAGCGTGTTCGGGGGCAGCTCGGGCTCAGCCCTTCAGGCCCTGCAAGGAGAGCTCTCCGAGGTCATTCTCACCTTCAGCTCGCTCAACGACTCGCTGCATGAGCTCCAGACCACCGTGGAGGGCCAGGGTGCCGATCTGGCCGACCTGGGAGCCACCAAGGACCGCATCATCTCTGAGATTAACAGGCTGCAGCAGGAGGCCACAGAGCACGCTACAGAGAGTGAGGAGCGCTTCCGGGGCCTGGAAGAGGGACAGGCCCAGGCCGGCCAGTGCCCCAGCCTAGAGGGGCGACTGGGCCGCCTGGAAGGAGTCTGTGAGCGGTTGGACACGGTGGCCGGGGGACTGCAGGGCCTGCGTGAAGGCCTTTCCAGACACGTGGCTGGGCTCTGGGCCGGGCTACGGGAAACCAACAGCACCAGCCAGACCCAGGCAGCCCTGCTGGAGAAGCTGCTGGGGGGGCAGGCCAGCCTGGGCAGGCGGCTCGGTGCCCTCAACAGCTCCCTGCTGCTCCTGGAGGACCGGCTTCACCAGCTCAGTCTGAAGGACCTCACTG GGCCTGCAGGTGAGGCTGGGCCGCCAGGGCCTCCTGGGGTGCAGGGacccccaggccctgctggaCCTCCAGGACCTCCAGGCAAGGACGGCGAAAAGGGGCCCATTGGGCCACCAG GTCCCCAAGGTGAACAGG gagtGGAGGGGGCACCAGCAGCCTCTGTGCCCCGGGTGGCGTTTTCAGCTGCCCTGAGTTTGCCCCGGTCCGAACCAGGCACAGTGCCCTTTGACAGAGTCCTGCTCAATGACGGGGGCTACTATGATCCAGAGACTG GCGTGTTCACCGCCCCTCTGGCTGGACGCTACTTGCTGAGTGCGGTGCTGACTGGGCATCGGCACGAGAAAGTGGAGGCCGTGCTGTCGCGCTCCAACCTGGGTGTGGCCCGCATAGACTCCGGTGGCTACGAACCTGAGGGCCTGGAGAATAAGCCGGTGGCCGAGAGCCAGCCCAGCCCGGGCGCCCTAGGCGTCTTCAGCCTTATCCTGCCGCTGCAGGCCGGGGATACGGTCTGCATCGACCTGGTCATGGGGCAGCTGGCGCACTCGGAGGAGCCGCTCACCATCTTCAGCGGAGCCCTGCTCTACGAGGACCAGGAGCTGTAG
- the OST4 gene encoding dolichyl-diphosphooligosaccharide--protein glycosyltransferase subunit 4 → MITDVQLAIFANMLGVSLFLLVVLYHYVAVNNPKKQE, encoded by the coding sequence ATGATCACGGACGTGCAACTCGCCATCTTCGCCAACATGTTGGGCGTGTCGCTCTTCCTGCTTGTCGTTCTCTATCACTACGTGGCCGTCAACAACCCCAAGAAGCAGGAGTGA